One region of Archocentrus centrarchus isolate MPI-CPG fArcCen1 chromosome 6, fArcCen1, whole genome shotgun sequence genomic DNA includes:
- the myo5c gene encoding unconventional myosin-Vc, translating to MAVLELYTKFNRVWIPDEEHVWKSAEIVKDFHSGDNVLELLLEDGTEYCYTVDPSKPQLPPLRNPDILVGENDLTALSYLHEPAVLHNLKVRFVESRIIYTYCGIILVALNPYKQLPIYGDAIIHAYSGQNMGDMDPHIFAVAEEAYKQMARNHKNQSIIVSGESGAGKTVSARYAMRYFAVVSKSGSKTRVEDKVLASNPVTEAIGNAKTTRNDNSSRFGKYTEISFDRRYRIIGANMRTYLLEKSRVVFQADNERNYHIFYQICSCADSPEFKNLRLLSADKFNYTCMGGDITIEGVNDKKDLEETSRTFSLLGLKEDFQSDVFKVLAAILHLGNVEIRNVGDDKSSVPPSDPHLAVFCELLGVSAEGLARWLCHRRIVLVAESVVKPVPKDRAVNARDALAKHIYAHLFDCIINRINTALQVPGKQHAFIGVLDIYGFETFDINSFEQFCINYANEKLQQQFNLHVFKLEQEEYMKEDIPWTLIDFYDNQPVIDLIEAKMGILDLLDEECLFPQGTDQSWLQKLSNYLHVSPLFEKPRLSNEAFVIQHFADKVEYQCKGFLEKNRDALYEELVDMMRASKLPFLANFFQEEEQNAAISKAVKVKPARPLVKPANKHLRTSVGDKFRSSLSLLMETLNVTTPHYVRCIKPNDEKLPFEYDSRRVVQQLRACGVLETIRISAQSYPSRWTYIEFYSRYSILMSHVEADLNDKKQTCKNVLQRLIQDSNQYKFGRTKIFFRAGQVAYLEKLRLDRLREACVTIQKHVRGWSQRRKYLAMRKAAIILQQYIRGKKTIRKTVSAATLKQGWAALVIQRHWRGYRLRQIYQVVRVATITIQAFTRGRIARKQYKKMMEEHKVLVIQKYARAWLARRRFQTMRRLVLNVQLSYRVQQLRKKIEEQNKENRGLMERLTSLANSHSQTMDRLQGLEAQLEKSTHQKASVEERERKAKEDASLTIAQLQKEVEALNLEKQKIEKTFEASAKDAKESFDHVKRTLLEEKENEARLRKIAENNIEIQRQDHENEVATLKEEIKRLKEERVSLQRKLEEGTQANSDLQEQVIQLTKHVKLIPELRRDLNNLQNQRNNMERKMRQQSEQARTKMSEIARQLLGGVVEEEVLLGLTSDDSEKIYEIEDLLSAFDGLQKATRILENHQREQKESFESQVEGLKLKVDHLQNENSKLQNLFQEKSNINENICQEVSRLSSENSVIPELKLQVSELQRQKQELEGLVEDQNRELTEKNKEIIYELQKKIAEESAQRRHSEEKAEELEEAKRELRGRVEELEEENDHLKRQQLMENEVKRKLREETSLLTAENMDFEELLDQKDRLIKKLQTQIKSLETSQKARQKSASTIPKEYLGMLEYKREDEPRLIQNIILDLKLKGVAVNMIPTLPAYILFMCVRHADYLNDETKLKSLMNAIITGVKKAIVSHHKDFEFLSFWLSNTYQLLNCLKQYSGEEEFLKQSTPRQKKNCLQNFDLSEHRQILSDLAIQIYHRFISLMEKTLTPTIVPGMLEHESLQGISSMKPTGFRKRSSSIYEDSETYTISSILQHLTVFHSTMSHHGLDLGLIKQVIKQLFFLVGATTLNNIMLRKDMCSCRKGMQIRCNISYLEEWLKEKELQSSNAIDTLRPLAQTAWLLQVNKSTDDDAKEIIEQCSELSPVQIVKILNSYTPIDDFEKRVTSAFVRKVQSLLQDHEGSSQLMLDTDYRFQVTFPFCPSSQALELLQVPSSLHLNFLNRI from the exons ATGGCTGTGCTGGAACTGTATACCAAG ttCAACAGAGTGTGGATACCAGATGAAGAACATGTGTGGAAATCGGCAGAGATTGTAAAAGATTTCCATTCTGGAGATAATGTTCTTGAATTGCTTCTTGAGGATGGCACT GAGTACTGCTACACCGTTGACCCATCTAAACCACAACTCCCTCCTCTTCGAAACCCGGACATCTTGGTGGGGGAGAATGACCTCACAGCTCTGAGCTACCTGCACGAACCTGCAGTCCTGCACAATCTCAAAGTGCGATTTGTGGAGTCCAGAATCATCTATACCTACTGCG GTATTATACTGGTGGCTCTAAATCCCTACAAGCAGCTGCCCATCTATGGAGATGCAATCATTCATGCCTACTCAGGCCAAAACATGGGAGACATGGACCCCCATATATTTGCAGTGGCAGAGGAGGCTTACAAACAAATGGCAAG AAACCACAAGAACCAGTCTATCATTGTCAGTGGTGAATCTGGAGCTGGTAAAACAGTGTCTGCTCGATACGCTATGAGGTACTTTGCTGTTGTGAGCAAATCTGGAAGTAAGACTCGAGTTGAAGACAAAGTCTTGGCATCCAATCCAGTAACAGAG GCAATAGGAAATGCAAAGACCACCCGGAATGACAACAGCAGCCGCTTTGGGAAATACACAGAGATCAGCTTTGACAGGAGGTACCGGATCATCGGAGCAAACATGAGGACCTACCTGTTAGAGAAATCCAGAGTGGTTTTTCAG GCAGACAATGAGCGTAACTACCACATATTCTACCAGATTTGTTCCTGTGCAGACTCCCCAGAGTTTAAGAACCTAAGACTGT TGAGTGCAGATAAGTTCAACTACACGTGCATGGGTGGTGACATTACTATTGAAGGTGTAAATGACAAAAAGGACTTGGAAGAGACTAGTCGGACCTTCTCACTGCTGG GATTGAAGGAGGACTTTCAGTCAGACGTGTTTAAAGTTCTGGCAGCCATTCTGCATTTAGGGAATGTGGAGATCAGAAATGTAGGCGATGACAAATCGTCAGTTCCT CCCAGTGATCCACACCTGGCAGTGTTCTGTGAGCTGCTGGGGGTGAGCGCTGAGGGGCTGGCACGTTGGCTGTGCCATCGGAGGATCGTTCTGGTGGCTGAATCAGTTGTGAAGCCAGTGCCCAAAGATCGGGCAGTAAATGCCAGAGACGCTCTAGCTAAGCATATCTATGCTCATCTATTTGACTGCATTATAAACAGGATAAACACAGCACTACAGGTTCCAGGAAAGCAACATGCTTTCATTGGTGTTCTGGACATTTATGG ctttgaaaCATTTGACATCAACAGCTTTGAACAGTTTTGCATCAACTATGCAAAcgaaaaactgcagcagcagtttaACTTG CACGTGTTCAAGCTGGAGCAAGAGGAGTACATGAAAGAGGACATCCCGTGGACACTGATAGATTTTTATGACAATCAACCCGTCATTGATCTGATTGAAGCAAAGATGGGCATCCTTGACTTGCTCGATGAAGAATGTTTA TTCCCTCAAGGCACCGATCAGAGCTGGTTGCAAAAGTTGTCTAACTACCTACATGTCAGCCCTCTGTTTGAGAAGCCCAGGTTATCAAACGAGGCCTTTGTGATTCAGCACTTTGCAGACAAG GTGGAATATCAGTGCAAAGGTTTTCTTGAGAAGAACAGAGATGCTCTCTATGAAGAACTAGTGGACATGATGAGGGCCAGTAAG TTACCTTTCCTGGCCAACTTTTTCCAAGAGGAGGAGCAAAATGCAGCGATCAGTAAGGCTGTCAAAGTGAAGCCCGCCAGGCCTTTAGTGAAACCAGCCAATAAGCACCTGAGAACCTCAGTGGGAGATAAG TTTCGCAGCTCCCTCTCCTTACTGATGGAAACACTGAATGTGACCACCCCTCACTATGTGCGCTGCATTAAGCCTAATGATGAAAAGCTCCCGTTCGA ATATGACTCCAGGAGGGTAGTGCAGCAGCTGCGAGCCTGTGGAGTCCTTGAAACTATTCGTATCAGTGCACAGAGCTACCCGTCCAG gtggACATACATTGAGTTTTACAGCAGATACAGTATCCTAATGTCACATGTGGAGGCAGATCTCAATGACAAGAAACAAACCTGCAAGAATGTGCTGCAGAGATTGATTCAG GACTCCAACCAGTATAAGTTTGGTCGGACGAAGATCTTCTTCAGAGCCGGCCAGGTAGCTTATCTTGAGAAGCTGCGTCTGGACCGACTTCGAGAAGCCTGTGTAACCATCCAGAAACATGTCCGTGGATGGAGCCAGAGAAGGAAGTACCTGGCCATGAGAAAGGCTGCCATCATTCTGCAGCAGTACATCCGTGGAAAGAAGACAATCCG TAAAACAGTGAGTGCTGCGACTCTGAAACAGGGCTGGGCAGCACTGGTGATCCAGAGACACTGGAGAGGCTATCGCCTGAGGCAGATCTACCAGGTAGTGCGTGTGGCCACCATCACCATCCAGGCCTTCACGCGAGGTCGGATAGCTCGTAAACAGTACAAGAAG ATGATGGAAGAGCACAAAGTGCTGGTTATCCAGAAGTATGCCAGAGCATGGCTGGCACGACGGCGATTTCAGACCATGCGTCGACTGGTGCTTAATGTCCAGCTCTCATACAGGGTGCAGCAGCTCAGAAAGAAGATTGAAGAGCAG AACAAAGAGAACCGTGGATTGATGGAAAGACTGACAAGCTTGGCAAACTCCCACTCTCAAACTATGGACAGACTTCAGGGTCTGGAGGCACAGCTGGAAAAATCCACCCACCAGAAGGCTTCTGTAGAGGAACGAGAGAGGAAAGCTAAAGAAGACGCTAGTTTG ACAATTGCACAGCTTCAAAAGGAGGTAGAAGCACTAAACCTTGAGAAGCAGAAAATCGAGAAAACATTTGAAGCTTCTGCCAAAGATGCCAAAG AGAGCTTTGATCATGTAAAGAGGACTCTTctggaagagaaagaaaatgaagcaagGCTTAGAAA GATTGCAGAAAACAACATTGAAATTCAGAGACAGGACCACGAGAATGAAGTGGCAACTCTGAAAGAGGAGATAAAGAGATTAAAAGAAGAACGAGtcagcctgcagagaaagcTAGAGGAGGGGACGCAAGCGAACTCCGACCTGCAGGAACAGGTCATCCAACTCACCAAGCATGTCAAGCTCATTCCCGAGTTACGCAGAGATCTGAACAACCTGCAAAATCAGAGGAATAACATGGAAAGAAAGATGAGGCAACAGTCGGAACAAGCAAGAA CTAAAATGAGTGAGATTGCAAGACAGCTTCTTGGAGGAGTTGTTGAAGAGGAAGTTCTTTTGGG GCTGACTTCAGATGACTCTGAGAAGATTTATGAAATTGAAGATTTGCTGTCAGCCTTTGATGGCCTGCAGAAAGCCACCAG GATTCTGGAAAACCACCAGAGGGAGCAGAAGGAAAGCTTTGAAAGTCAAGTAGAGGGCTTGAAATTGAAAGTGGACCACCTTCAGAATGAGAACAGCAAGCTACAAAACCTGTTCCAGGAGAAAAGCAATATCAATGAAAATATTTGCCAAGAAGTGTCCAGGCTCAGCAGTGAAAACTCA GTGATACCGGAGCTGAAACTGCAGgtttcagagctgcagagaCAAAAGCAAGAGCTCGAAGGCCTTGTGGAGGATCAGAACAGAGAGTTAACAG aaaaaaacaaagagatcaTTTACGAGCTTCAAAAGAAGATTGCAGAAGAGAGCGCACAACGGAG GCACTCTGAGGAGAAAgctgaagagctggaggaggcgaAGAGGGAGCTTCGAGGCAGAGTAgaggagctggaagaggagaatGATCATTTGAAGAGACAGCAGCTGATGGAGAATGAGGTTAAAAGGAAACTCAGAGAGGAGACTTCACTGTTAACTGCTGAGAACATG GACTTTGAAGAGCTACTCGATCAGAAAGACAGGTTAATAAAGAAACTTCAGACCCAAATTAAGAGCCTCGAAACATCACAGAAAG CAAGGCAAAAATCTGCATCCACCATTCCTAAAGAATACCTTGGCATGTTGGAGTACAAGAGAGAGGATGAACCAAGGCTCATTCAAAACATCATTCTGG ATCTGAAGCTCAAAGGCGTGGCGGTCAACATGATCCCGACCCTGCCGGCTTACATCCTCTTCATGTGTGTGCGCCATGCTGACTACCTGAATGATGAAACAAAACTCAAGTCTCTTATGAATGCAATCATTACTGGTGTCAAGAAGGCCATCGTG agTCACCACAAAGATTTTGAGTTCCTGTCCTTCTGGCTCTCAAACACATACCAGCTCCTCAACTGTCTGAAGCAGTACAGCGGCGAGGAA GAGTTCCTGAAGCAAAGTACCCCTCGCCAGAAAAAGAACTGCCTGCAGAATTTCGATTTGTCTGAACACAGACAGATTCTCAGCGATCTGGCCATCCAGATCTATCACCGGTTTATCTCTCTCATGGAAAAGACTCTCACTCCAActattg TGCCTGGCATGTTGGAGCACGAGAGTCTACAGGGGATTTCCAGCATGAAGCCGACAGGCTTCAGAAAGCGTTCCAGCAGCATCTATGAGGACTCTGAGACCTACACCATCTCTTCCATCCTCCAGCATCTAACTGTCTTCCACTCCACCATGAGCCACCATGGCCTGGACCTGGGCCTCATCAAACAAGTTATCAAACAGCTGTTCTTCCTCGTGGGTGCGACCACTCTCAACAACATCATGCTCCGCAAAGACATGTGCTCCTGCAGGAAGGGAATGCAGATCAG GTGTAACATCAGTTACCTGGAAGAGTGGCTGAAAGAAAAGGAACTTCAAAGTTCAAATGCTATTGATACTTTGAGGCCACTGGCTCAAACTGCGTGGTTACTGCAAGTCAACAAATCCACTGATGATGACGCCAAGGAGATCATTGAACAGTGCTCTGAACTCAGCCCTGTTCAG ATTGTCAAGATTTTGAACTCATACACACCCATTGATGATTTTGAAAAAAGGGTGACATCAGCATTTGTCCGCAAAGTCCAG TCTTTACTCCAAGATCACGAAGGCTCCTCGCAGCTGATGCTGGACACAGATTATCGTTTCCAGGTCACGTTTCCTTTCTGTCCATCTTCGCAGGctctggagctgctgcaggtccCGAGCAGCCTTCATCTGAACTTCCTAAACAGGATCTGA